In Procambarus clarkii isolate CNS0578487 chromosome 25, FALCON_Pclarkii_2.0, whole genome shotgun sequence, the following proteins share a genomic window:
- the LOC138349497 gene encoding uncharacterized protein isoform X2 encodes MPLHVPRPLYIPRWLPKSKPEYLAKWVPTMPFPHAHQPHAHQPHAHQPYTPKYYAPKPYAPKSYASKPYAYQPATKLSEFGGPKINSVVQRPNSPSYGMVPPSVISAAFPIASSHSTGYAPPHPGDIVSGTPLGNTFPATVGASLTVGEPSPREYNPPRQYLVVPETGIRSQASGARAVPSFEDLIHGAATVHFSEFSAPQPNSVITLENPSDSVKTVADYGGNSALTGGTLSVADYGGNSALTGGTLSVAEPPSPTITTILYGDWEKGVATDAQLNTSVGEDTALVSNKEPSINTLDANFPPPTTTQILDGNKYLETWQESPGSPRASATVVSLPLEYLQRDVFARENDVVFVDVSQSLNFEPNPGPDQDTELSVYLQVNQDFRPSQLFDSEGFRPNPKFNSSAISQPTLEVVSYKNSQTNPESVFGERADYSLEYDENSKFTSELDSDDSFQLSEKTGKDNQYTNSFKTNPKFLSNEGEIPVNSTAVATSRVDMTKSGLLAPPVLPPVAEGRSFSHHSILPLTGFIPQPVSVPLAPSALTLNRPGRTSEGRQARGFTAGRPFSHLIPEASRLLPLGARVQFRPSRRHYPRPVFLG; translated from the coding sequence ATGCCCCTCCACGTGCCCCGTCCGCTCTACATACCCCGCTGGCTACCCAAATCAAAGCCGGAGTACTTGGCCAAGTGGGTGCCCACCATGCCATTTCCTCATGCCCACCAGCCTCATGCCCACCAGCCTCATGCCCACCAACCTTACACCCCAAAGTATTACGCCCCCAAGCCTTACGCTCCAAAGTCTTATGCCTCCAAGCCTTATGCTTACCAGCCTGCCACGAAGTTGTCAGAGTTTGGTGGACCTAAGATTAACTCTGTAGTGCAGCGACCAAACTCTCCAAGCTACGGCATGGTTCCCCCGTCTGTGATCAGCGCTGCTTTTCCAATTGCAAGTTCTCACTCCACCGGCTATGCCCCGCCCCACCCAGGCGACATCGTCTCTGGGACGCCCCTCGGCAATACCTTCCCTGCTACTGTGGGCGCCTCGCTTACTGTGGGGGAGCCCTCGCCCAGAGAATATAATCCTCCACGACAATATCTTGTGGTTCCCGAGACGGGTATTAGAAGCCAGGCCAGTGGGGCACGCGCGGTACCTTCCTTCGAAGATTTGATACACGGCGCAGCCACTGTGCACTTCAGTGAATTTAGTGCCCCTCAACCCAACAGTGTCATCACTCTTGAGAACCCATCAGACAGTGTGAAAACTGTTGCCGACTATGGAGGTAACAGTGCCTTGACTGGTGGAACACTGAGTGTTGCTGACTATGGAGGTAACAGTGCCTTGACTGGTGGAACACTGAGTGTTGCTgagccaccatcacccaccatcacaaccatcctgTATGGTGACTGGGAGAAAGGTGTTGCCACAGACGCTCAGCTCAACACCTCCGTCGGGGAAGACACTGCTCTAGTGTCCAACAAGGAGCCTAGCATCAACACTCTTGATGCCAACTTCCCACCCCCGACAACAACACAAATCCTGGATGGGAATAAGTATCTTGAGACATGGCAGGAGAGCCCGGGCTCACCCCGGGCATCTGCTACTGTCGTCTCTCTTCCGCTGGAATACCTTCAGCGAGATGTTTTTGCTCGGGAAAACGACGTGGTGTTTGTCGACGTTTCGCAGTCACTTAATTTTGAACCAAATCCGGGACCTGACCAGGATACAGAACTCTCAGTTTATCTGCAGGTTAACCAAGACTTCCGGCCTAGCCAACTTTTTGACAGTGAAGGCTTTCGCCCGAATCCGAAATTCAATTCAAGTGCCATTTCTCAACCGACTCTTGAGGTTGTGTCTTATAAAAATAGTCAAACCAATCCTGAATCTGTGTTTGGTGAAAGAGCAGACTACAGTCTGGAATATGATGAAAACTCTAAATTCACTTCCGAATTAGATTCTGATGATAGTTTCCAACTCAGCGAGAAGACAGGCAAAGACAATCAGTATACTAATAGCTTTAAAACCAACCCAAAATTCCTATCTAATGAAGGAGAGATTCCAGTGAATTCGACGGCCGTAGCCACATCCCGTGTGGACATGACAAAGTCAGGTCTGTTAGCACCGCCAGTATTGCCGCCAGTGGCGGAGGGTCGCTCGTTCTCCCACCACAGCATACTTCCCCTTACCGGGTTCATCCCACAACCTGTATCCGTTCCCCTCGCTCCCTCAGCCCTCACTCTCAACCGGCCTGGGAGGACCTCAGAGGGGCGACAAGCCCGTGGCTTCACTGCAGGACGGCCCTTCTCGCACCTAATACCAGAGGCTTCCCGACTTCTTCCCTTGGGTGCCCGCGTCCAGTTCCGACCAAGCCGACGCCACTACCCCAGACCCGTGTTTCTTGGATAA
- the LOC138349497 gene encoding uncharacterized protein isoform X1 has product MARVVLLVVCTLLTLDLTVASYSNNYVNLIIRPAGHSRSFKWLGRGDIDNMPLHVPRPLYIPRWLPKSKPEYLAKWVPTMPFPHAHQPHAHQPHAHQPYTPKYYAPKPYAPKSYASKPYAYQPATKLSEFGGPKINSVVQRPNSPSYGMVPPSVISAAFPIASSHSTGYAPPHPGDIVSGTPLGNTFPATVGASLTVGEPSPREYNPPRQYLVVPETGIRSQASGARAVPSFEDLIHGAATVHFSEFSAPQPNSVITLENPSDSVKTVADYGGNSALTGGTLSVADYGGNSALTGGTLSVAEPPSPTITTILYGDWEKGVATDAQLNTSVGEDTALVSNKEPSINTLDANFPPPTTTQILDGNKYLETWQESPGSPRASATVVSLPLEYLQRDVFARENDVVFVDVSQSLNFEPNPGPDQDTELSVYLQVNQDFRPSQLFDSEGFRPNPKFNSSAISQPTLEVVSYKNSQTNPESVFGERADYSLEYDENSKFTSELDSDDSFQLSEKTGKDNQYTNSFKTNPKFLSNEGEIPVNSTAVATSRVDMTKSGLLAPPVLPPVAEGRSFSHHSILPLTGFIPQPVSVPLAPSALTLNRPGRTSEGRQARGFTAGRPFSHLIPEASRLLPLGARVQFRPSRRHYPRPVFLG; this is encoded by the exons ATGGCAAGG GTGGTTCTTTTGGTGGTGTGTACCCTACTAACTCTGGACCTAACTGTGGCGAGCTACAGTAACAACTATGTCAACCTGATCATTCGTCCCGCGGGCCACAGTCGCTCCTTCAAGTGGCTGGGTCGAGGTGACATTGACAACATGCCCCTCCACGTGCCCCGTCCGCTCTACATACCCCGCTGGCTACCCAAATCAAAGCCGGAGTACTTGGCCAAGTGGGTGCCCACCATGCCATTTCCTCATGCCCACCAGCCTCATGCCCACCAGCCTCATGCCCACCAACCTTACACCCCAAAGTATTACGCCCCCAAGCCTTACGCTCCAAAGTCTTATGCCTCCAAGCCTTATGCTTACCAGCCTGCCACGAAGTTGTCAGAGTTTGGTGGACCTAAGATTAACTCTGTAGTGCAGCGACCAAACTCTCCAAGCTACGGCATGGTTCCCCCGTCTGTGATCAGCGCTGCTTTTCCAATTGCAAGTTCTCACTCCACCGGCTATGCCCCGCCCCACCCAGGCGACATCGTCTCTGGGACGCCCCTCGGCAATACCTTCCCTGCTACTGTGGGCGCCTCGCTTACTGTGGGGGAGCCCTCGCCCAGAGAATATAATCCTCCACGACAATATCTTGTGGTTCCCGAGACGGGTATTAGAAGCCAGGCCAGTGGGGCACGCGCGGTACCTTCCTTCGAAGATTTGATACACGGCGCAGCCACTGTGCACTTCAGTGAATTTAGTGCCCCTCAACCCAACAGTGTCATCACTCTTGAGAACCCATCAGACAGTGTGAAAACTGTTGCCGACTATGGAGGTAACAGTGCCTTGACTGGTGGAACACTGAGTGTTGCTGACTATGGAGGTAACAGTGCCTTGACTGGTGGAACACTGAGTGTTGCTgagccaccatcacccaccatcacaaccatcctgTATGGTGACTGGGAGAAAGGTGTTGCCACAGACGCTCAGCTCAACACCTCCGTCGGGGAAGACACTGCTCTAGTGTCCAACAAGGAGCCTAGCATCAACACTCTTGATGCCAACTTCCCACCCCCGACAACAACACAAATCCTGGATGGGAATAAGTATCTTGAGACATGGCAGGAGAGCCCGGGCTCACCCCGGGCATCTGCTACTGTCGTCTCTCTTCCGCTGGAATACCTTCAGCGAGATGTTTTTGCTCGGGAAAACGACGTGGTGTTTGTCGACGTTTCGCAGTCACTTAATTTTGAACCAAATCCGGGACCTGACCAGGATACAGAACTCTCAGTTTATCTGCAGGTTAACCAAGACTTCCGGCCTAGCCAACTTTTTGACAGTGAAGGCTTTCGCCCGAATCCGAAATTCAATTCAAGTGCCATTTCTCAACCGACTCTTGAGGTTGTGTCTTATAAAAATAGTCAAACCAATCCTGAATCTGTGTTTGGTGAAAGAGCAGACTACAGTCTGGAATATGATGAAAACTCTAAATTCACTTCCGAATTAGATTCTGATGATAGTTTCCAACTCAGCGAGAAGACAGGCAAAGACAATCAGTATACTAATAGCTTTAAAACCAACCCAAAATTCCTATCTAATGAAGGAGAGATTCCAGTGAATTCGACGGCCGTAGCCACATCCCGTGTGGACATGACAAAGTCAGGTCTGTTAGCACCGCCAGTATTGCCGCCAGTGGCGGAGGGTCGCTCGTTCTCCCACCACAGCATACTTCCCCTTACCGGGTTCATCCCACAACCTGTATCCGTTCCCCTCGCTCCCTCAGCCCTCACTCTCAACCGGCCTGGGAGGACCTCAGAGGGGCGACAAGCCCGTGGCTTCACTGCAGGACGGCCCTTCTCGCACCTAATACCAGAGGCTTCCCGACTTCTTCCCTTGGGTGCCCGCGTCCAGTTCCGACCAAGCCGACGCCACTACCCCAGACCCGTGTTTCTTGGATAA